A DNA window from Maribellus comscasis contains the following coding sequences:
- a CDS encoding transketolase family protein → MTKSIKTKAADNIRILAAAMVEKAKSGHPGGAMGGADFINILYSEFLNYDPSDMTWANRDRFFLDPGHMSPMLYAALSLAGFYSMEDLENFRQWESVTPGHPEVDVERGVENTSGPLGQGHTMAVGAAITERFLVERFGEWMSHKTYAYISDGGVQEEVSQGAGRIAGHLGLNNLIMFYDSNDIQLSTETSVVSLEDTAKKYEAWGWSVSIIDGNNEGQIREALTKANAETEKPSLIIGKTIMGKGALTDSGSSYEKQVETHGMPLSNAGASFEKTINNLGGDPENPFAIFDEVKEFYENRKAELKDAATAQKAKQAEWEKANPELAEKLKGFFSGEASKFDFAAIEQKANTATRGASGTALASFAGKIENMIVASADLSNSDKTDGFLKKTTPFKKGDFSGSFLQVGVSELTMACIANGMALHGGVIPVCGTFFVFSDYMKPAVRLAALMELPVKYVWTHDAFRVGEDGPTHQPVEQEAQIRLLEKLKNHSGENSMLVLRPADANETTVAWKMAIENTSTPTALILSRQNINDLPVEGNAYESALQAEKGAYIVLKPETKPDVVLVASGSEVATLVDGAKLLSDKDGLKVQVVSAPSEGLFRNQAADYQESVLPTGVPRFGMTAGLPVTLAGLVGENGKTWGLDSFGFSAPYKVLDEKLGFNEENVYNQVKELLA, encoded by the coding sequence ATGACAAAAAGTATCAAGACAAAAGCAGCCGACAATATTCGCATCTTAGCTGCAGCAATGGTAGAAAAGGCTAAATCAGGACATCCTGGGGGAGCTATGGGTGGAGCCGATTTTATCAACATTTTATATTCTGAATTTTTAAATTACGATCCTTCAGATATGACGTGGGCTAACCGCGATCGATTTTTCCTTGATCCAGGTCATATGTCACCCATGTTATATGCAGCTTTATCTTTGGCAGGATTTTACAGCATGGAAGACCTGGAAAACTTTCGCCAGTGGGAAAGTGTAACACCTGGTCACCCCGAAGTAGACGTAGAAAGAGGAGTGGAAAACACATCAGGCCCGTTGGGTCAGGGACATACGATGGCAGTGGGTGCTGCAATTACAGAACGGTTTCTGGTTGAACGTTTTGGTGAATGGATGAGCCATAAAACCTACGCTTATATTTCTGACGGTGGAGTCCAGGAAGAGGTTTCGCAGGGTGCAGGACGAATAGCAGGACATTTAGGACTAAACAACCTCATTATGTTCTACGATTCAAACGACATCCAGCTTTCTACTGAAACAAGTGTCGTTTCACTTGAGGACACAGCAAAAAAATATGAAGCATGGGGCTGGAGCGTTTCTATTATTGATGGAAATAATGAAGGTCAAATCAGAGAAGCGCTTACAAAAGCAAATGCTGAAACAGAAAAACCTTCGCTGATTATCGGGAAAACCATTATGGGAAAAGGTGCGCTGACCGACTCTGGCAGTAGTTATGAAAAACAGGTGGAAACGCATGGGATGCCATTATCAAATGCTGGCGCTTCCTTTGAAAAAACAATCAACAATTTAGGTGGAGATCCTGAAAATCCTTTTGCAATTTTTGATGAAGTAAAAGAATTCTACGAAAATAGAAAAGCTGAATTAAAAGATGCTGCTACTGCCCAAAAAGCAAAACAGGCTGAATGGGAGAAAGCCAATCCGGAACTGGCAGAAAAGTTAAAAGGTTTCTTTTCCGGGGAAGCTTCAAAATTCGACTTCGCTGCAATTGAACAAAAAGCAAATACAGCAACACGCGGAGCTTCCGGAACAGCACTGGCTTCTTTTGCAGGTAAAATAGAAAATATGATCGTGGCTTCAGCCGACCTTTCCAACTCTGACAAAACAGACGGATTTCTGAAAAAAACCACGCCGTTTAAAAAAGGTGATTTTAGTGGTTCTTTTCTGCAAGTAGGAGTAAGCGAATTAACCATGGCATGTATTGCAAACGGAATGGCTTTGCACGGTGGTGTAATTCCGGTTTGTGGAACATTCTTTGTCTTCTCTGATTACATGAAGCCAGCAGTTCGATTGGCAGCACTGATGGAATTGCCTGTAAAATATGTTTGGACTCATGACGCATTCCGCGTGGGTGAAGACGGGCCAACGCACCAGCCAGTTGAACAGGAAGCGCAGATTCGCTTGCTGGAAAAACTCAAAAACCACAGCGGTGAAAACAGTATGCTTGTTCTTCGTCCGGCTGATGCCAATGAAACAACAGTAGCCTGGAAAATGGCTATTGAGAATACAAGTACACCAACTGCCCTGATTCTGTCCCGTCAGAATATCAACGACCTTCCGGTTGAAGGAAATGCGTACGAATCGGCTCTGCAAGCTGAAAAAGGCGCTTATATTGTTTTAAAACCGGAAACTAAACCTGATGTGGTTTTGGTTGCCAGCGGTTCAGAAGTTGCGACTTTGGTTGATGGAGCTAAGCTTCTCTCTGATAAAGACGGGCTAAAAGTTCAGGTGGTTTCCGCTCCTTCTGAAGGCTTATTCAGAAATCAGGCCGCAGACTACCAGGAAAGTGTACTTCCAACCGGAGTGCCTCGCTTTGGAATGACAGCGGGCTTACCTGTAACCTTAGCCGGGCTGGTTGGAGAAAATGGTAAAACCTGGGGGCTGGATTCCTTTGGTTTCTCTGCGCCTTACAAAGTACTTGATGAAAAACTCGGGTTCAATGAGGAAAATGTATACAACCAGGTAAAAGAACTACTTGCTTAA
- a CDS encoding ATP-dependent helicase, which translates to MFEYLKDLNKAQQNAVLSSEGPALVIAGAGSGKTRVLTYRIAHLLKQGARPSTILSLTFTNKAAREMKERIAKVVGEKAARYLWMGTFHSIFARILRMEHETIGFPSNFTIYDSADSKSLIKTIIKNFQLDDKVYKPGVVSSRISMAKNNLITPNVYAQQTEIRLADKNMRMPAIAEIYKEYVKRCFLSGAMDFDDLLLKTNLLFRDKPEVLEKYQKRFDYVLVDEYQDTNYAQYLIIKKLAAAHNNICVVGDDAQSIYSFRGARIENILNFKTDYPTHKIFKLEQNYRSTQTIVNAANSIIAKNKKQIPKTVFSEKKEGKPIKVLSALTDNEEGFLVAQEIAKTQLNDHYKNSDYAILYRTNAQSRIFEEALRKRNIPYKIYGGLSFYQRKEIKDLLAYFRLTINPADNEALKRIINFPARGIGGTTLAKLETAAINNEISIWKIITGLSQSNPANLNKGTTSKVLNFAKLILKFTELAQNTDAFEAAKTIAEETGILKDLYNDKSPEGLSRHENIQELLNGIQEFSISAKEEGRPEKLENYLEDVALLTDQDTEKDEDRDKVTLMTVHSAKGLEFKNVFVVGLEENLFPSGQADEKNKPEALEEERRLFYVALTRAEENVWFSFANQRYRWGKLDFCTASRFLEEMDEKYMDGFDFNKMPKQRKQPENQFQQETSGPSFRRQTQHTSFKRGDTQNIFDKKLVNLREAGKTQSNFEGDDPSKIFAGMQVEHQRFGIGKVLKVEGVIPNLKATVFFQTAGHKQLLLKFAKLKIVS; encoded by the coding sequence GTGTTCGAATACTTAAAAGATTTAAATAAAGCGCAGCAAAATGCTGTTTTAAGTTCAGAAGGTCCGGCTTTGGTAATTGCAGGTGCTGGTTCAGGGAAAACACGGGTACTTACCTACCGAATCGCTCATTTGCTAAAACAGGGAGCTCGTCCGTCGACCATTTTGTCACTGACTTTTACAAACAAAGCAGCGCGGGAAATGAAAGAACGGATTGCGAAAGTGGTAGGAGAAAAAGCTGCACGTTATCTCTGGATGGGAACCTTTCACTCCATTTTTGCGCGCATCTTACGCATGGAACATGAGACAATTGGCTTTCCTTCGAACTTTACCATCTACGACAGTGCAGACAGCAAAAGTCTGATAAAAACTATCATAAAAAATTTTCAGCTTGATGATAAAGTATATAAACCGGGTGTGGTTTCCAGTCGTATTTCCATGGCTAAAAACAACCTGATTACACCCAATGTTTATGCACAACAAACCGAAATCAGGCTGGCTGACAAAAATATGAGAATGCCGGCAATTGCCGAGATTTATAAAGAATATGTAAAACGTTGCTTTTTATCCGGAGCAATGGATTTTGATGACCTGCTTTTAAAAACGAACCTGCTTTTTCGTGATAAACCGGAGGTTTTGGAAAAATACCAGAAACGATTCGACTACGTCCTTGTTGATGAGTACCAGGACACCAATTATGCTCAATATCTTATTATAAAAAAACTGGCCGCCGCACACAACAACATATGCGTAGTTGGCGACGATGCACAAAGTATTTACTCATTCCGTGGTGCCCGGATAGAAAATATTCTGAACTTTAAAACTGATTACCCAACACACAAAATATTTAAACTCGAACAAAACTATCGTTCTACCCAAACCATTGTTAATGCTGCAAACAGTATCATCGCAAAAAATAAAAAACAAATTCCCAAAACTGTTTTTTCTGAAAAAAAGGAAGGAAAACCGATTAAAGTTCTTTCGGCTTTAACCGATAACGAAGAAGGCTTTTTGGTTGCCCAGGAAATTGCAAAAACACAGTTAAACGATCACTATAAAAACTCCGATTATGCCATTCTTTACAGAACAAACGCTCAATCGAGGATTTTTGAAGAGGCTTTACGAAAAAGGAATATTCCGTATAAAATTTATGGCGGGTTAAGTTTTTACCAACGGAAAGAGATTAAAGACCTGCTTGCCTATTTTAGGTTAACGATAAACCCGGCTGACAACGAAGCGTTAAAAAGAATCATCAATTTCCCGGCTCGTGGTATTGGAGGAACAACACTTGCCAAACTTGAGACAGCTGCAATAAATAACGAAATTTCAATCTGGAAAATAATCACCGGCCTTAGCCAAAGTAACCCGGCCAATCTGAATAAAGGAACCACTTCAAAAGTTTTGAACTTTGCAAAGCTCATTTTAAAATTCACCGAGCTGGCACAAAATACAGATGCTTTTGAGGCAGCAAAAACAATTGCAGAGGAAACCGGAATTTTAAAAGATTTATACAACGACAAATCCCCCGAGGGATTAAGCAGACATGAAAATATTCAGGAACTGCTTAACGGGATTCAGGAATTCAGCATCAGCGCAAAAGAAGAAGGCCGGCCTGAGAAACTGGAGAATTACCTGGAAGATGTGGCGCTACTCACCGATCAGGATACAGAAAAAGACGAAGACCGGGATAAAGTAACCTTAATGACCGTTCATTCCGCCAAAGGACTTGAGTTTAAAAATGTTTTTGTGGTTGGTTTGGAAGAAAACCTGTTTCCTTCTGGGCAGGCCGATGAAAAAAACAAACCGGAAGCGCTGGAGGAAGAGCGGCGACTTTTTTATGTTGCACTTACCCGCGCGGAAGAAAATGTTTGGTTTTCGTTTGCCAACCAACGATATCGCTGGGGGAAGCTGGATTTCTGCACCGCAAGTCGTTTTCTGGAAGAAATGGATGAAAAATATATGGATGGATTTGACTTTAACAAGATGCCTAAGCAGCGAAAACAACCGGAAAATCAATTCCAGCAGGAAACTTCAGGTCCCTCTTTCAGGCGACAAACACAACATACTTCATTCAAAAGAGGAGATACGCAAAACATTTTTGACAAAAAACTCGTTAATCTGAGAGAAGCTGGTAAAACGCAGTCTAATTTCGAAGGAGATGATCCTTCAAAAATTTTTGCCGGAATGCAGGTGGAACATCAACGTTTTGGAATTGGCAAGGTTTTAAAGGTTGAAGGTGTCATTCCCAATTTAAAAGCCACCGTCTTTTTTCAGACTGCCGGTCATAAACAACTGCTGTTGAAGTTTGCCAAGCTGAAAATAGTAAGTTGA
- a CDS encoding DUF4290 domain-containing protein encodes MDYNSKRKKLPLPEYGRNIQNMVDHVLTIEDREARNRAAKTVIDVMGNLYPYLRDVAEFNHKLWDHLAIMTDFKLDIDYPYEPPSPDILTEKPNKVPYNQHSIKYKHYGLVMEKMIQKIADFEGEEKEVLTKQLANHMKKSFLVWNKDAVEDDKILMDLKELSEEKLELKEDMQLSDIKSLIGKPKKKKTTGKKRH; translated from the coding sequence ATGGATTACAATTCAAAAAGAAAGAAACTTCCTTTACCAGAATATGGAAGAAACATACAAAACATGGTCGATCACGTTTTAACAATTGAAGACAGGGAAGCCAGAAACCGTGCAGCAAAAACGGTTATCGACGTTATGGGAAATTTATATCCTTATCTTAGAGACGTTGCTGAATTCAACCATAAATTGTGGGACCATCTTGCGATAATGACTGATTTTAAACTTGATATTGATTATCCTTATGAACCGCCTTCTCCTGATATTCTGACAGAAAAACCAAACAAAGTTCCATATAACCAACACAGCATTAAATACAAACACTATGGTTTGGTTATGGAAAAAATGATACAAAAAATTGCCGACTTTGAGGGTGAAGAAAAAGAAGTACTTACCAAACAACTGGCAAATCACATGAAAAAGTCGTTTCTGGTATGGAACAAAGATGCTGTTGAAGACGACAAAATCCTCATGGACCTGAAAGAACTTTCGGAAGAAAAACTGGAACTAAAAGAAGACATGCAGCTTTCTGATATAAAATCGCTTATAGGAAAACCAAAAAAGAAAAAAACCACTGGTAAAAAAAGACATTAA
- a CDS encoding phosphoglycerate dehydrogenase yields the protein MFKIQTLNKIDPEGLKLFPLSNYEIASEIPNADAVILRSFKMHDMELPSSLKAIARAGAGVNNIPIEKCTEKGVVVFNTPGANANGVKELVIAGMLLASRDIVESVTWAKTLIGKGDEVPALIEQGKKNFAGQEIKGKTLAVIGLGAIGVLVANAASALRMNVVGYDPYMSVKHALKLSREVTWMEGVQPLLAQADYVTINIPLTPETKGYINKEKFRMMKDGVRILNFARGGLVDTESLREAIASGKVARYITDFPDEEMLKMDNVISIPHLGASTKESETNCAIMAVEQVQDFLENGNIKNSVNFPEAAMERNGGSRILIANKNIPNMVSQISSVLAAEGINIDNMLNKKRDDIAYNIIDVAQKDIDESVKTKLKSIEGVFMVRIIQD from the coding sequence ATGTTTAAAATACAAACGTTAAATAAAATAGATCCGGAAGGACTAAAACTTTTCCCTCTTAGTAATTACGAAATAGCAAGTGAAATACCGAATGCTGACGCCGTTATTTTAAGAAGTTTCAAAATGCACGATATGGAACTGCCGTCATCTTTAAAAGCAATAGCGCGGGCAGGTGCGGGTGTAAATAATATTCCAATCGAAAAGTGTACAGAAAAAGGAGTTGTTGTTTTTAATACTCCCGGGGCAAATGCAAACGGTGTAAAAGAACTGGTGATTGCTGGTATGCTACTCGCCTCACGCGATATTGTTGAGTCGGTTACCTGGGCAAAAACACTAATTGGCAAAGGCGATGAAGTGCCTGCATTAATAGAACAGGGTAAAAAGAATTTTGCAGGACAGGAAATAAAAGGAAAAACCCTGGCAGTAATTGGCTTGGGAGCCATTGGCGTGTTGGTTGCAAATGCTGCATCTGCACTTCGTATGAATGTAGTGGGTTATGATCCATACATGTCAGTAAAACATGCGTTAAAATTAAGCCGCGAAGTTACCTGGATGGAAGGAGTTCAACCTTTGCTGGCACAAGCCGATTATGTAACCATCAATATTCCATTAACTCCGGAAACCAAAGGCTACATCAACAAAGAAAAATTCCGGATGATGAAGGACGGAGTCCGTATCTTAAACTTCGCCCGTGGAGGCCTGGTTGATACAGAAAGTCTGAGAGAAGCCATTGCATCAGGGAAAGTAGCGCGTTATATCACCGATTTTCCTGACGAAGAAATGCTAAAAATGGACAATGTTATTTCAATTCCTCACCTTGGAGCTTCAACAAAAGAATCTGAAACAAATTGTGCAATTATGGCGGTGGAACAGGTTCAGGATTTTCTTGAAAACGGAAACATTAAAAATTCAGTTAATTTCCCCGAGGCAGCAATGGAGCGCAACGGTGGAAGCAGAATTTTAATCGCCAACAAGAATATTCCCAATATGGTCAGCCAAATCTCAAGTGTTTTAGCTGCTGAAGGTATCAACATTGATAACATGTTAAACAAAAAAAGAGACGACATTGCATATAACATCATCGATGTTGCGCAGAAAGATATTGATGAATCAGTAAAAACCAAACTCAAAAGTATTGAAGGAGTTTTTATGGTTCGAATTATTCAAGATTAA
- the murA gene encoding UDP-N-acetylglucosamine 1-carboxyvinyltransferase translates to MSTFQIEGGYKLNGTIEPQGAKNEALQVICATLLTNQDVYIENIPEIRDVLKLIEILGKLGVQTERIEKGKYLFNASEINIDFLKTKEYAELAASLRGSIMIIGPLLARFGRGFIPQPGGDKIGRRRVDTHFIGFQKLGAKFEFDADNHWFSISAEKMKGTYMLLDEASVTGTANILMAAVLADGTTTIYNAACEPYLQQLSKMLVAMGAKITGIGSNLLVIEGTSGLKGCSHRILPDMIEVGSFIGLAAMTASNITIKNVGLEHLGIIPASFRRLGINVEQKKDNLVVKDTEHYEIDSYIDGSIMTIADAPWPGLTPDLLSVFLVVATQAKGSVLIHQKMFESRLFFVDKLIDMGAQIILCDPHRATVIGLDRKHCLRATNMTSPDIRAGIALLIAALSAKGKSTIHNIEQIDRGYENIDARLNSLGAKITRL, encoded by the coding sequence ATGTCAACTTTTCAAATTGAAGGCGGCTACAAGCTTAATGGAACAATAGAACCACAGGGGGCAAAAAACGAAGCGCTACAGGTAATTTGTGCCACACTCCTTACAAATCAGGATGTCTATATCGAAAACATCCCGGAAATAAGAGATGTTTTAAAGCTGATTGAAATTCTGGGGAAATTGGGTGTTCAGACCGAAAGAATAGAAAAAGGCAAATACCTTTTTAATGCGTCTGAAATAAATATCGATTTTTTAAAAACCAAAGAATATGCGGAATTGGCCGCCAGTTTGAGGGGGTCAATTATGATAATCGGTCCATTGCTTGCGCGCTTTGGCAGAGGATTTATTCCTCAACCGGGAGGAGACAAAATCGGCCGCAGAAGAGTTGACACACATTTTATCGGCTTTCAAAAGTTAGGTGCAAAATTCGAATTCGATGCTGATAACCACTGGTTTTCCATTTCTGCAGAGAAAATGAAAGGCACATACATGTTACTCGATGAAGCGTCGGTAACAGGAACAGCCAATATTTTAATGGCTGCGGTTTTGGCAGATGGAACCACTACAATTTATAATGCAGCATGCGAGCCTTATCTTCAACAGCTATCAAAAATGCTGGTTGCTATGGGGGCAAAAATAACAGGCATTGGCTCCAACCTGCTTGTCATTGAAGGAACGAGCGGGTTGAAAGGATGCTCCCACCGCATTTTACCGGACATGATTGAAGTGGGAAGTTTTATTGGATTGGCAGCTATGACAGCATCCAATATCACAATTAAAAATGTAGGATTGGAGCATCTGGGAATTATTCCCGCTTCGTTCCGCAGGCTTGGAATAAATGTAGAACAGAAAAAGGATAACCTCGTTGTAAAAGATACCGAACATTACGAGATAGACTCTTATATTGATGGATCAATCATGACCATCGCCGATGCTCCCTGGCCGGGATTGACTCCCGACCTTTTAAGCGTGTTTCTTGTTGTTGCTACACAAGCAAAAGGCAGTGTTCTTATCCATCAGAAAATGTTTGAAAGCCGCTTATTTTTTGTGGATAAGTTGATCGACATGGGAGCTCAGATTATTCTGTGCGATCCCCACCGCGCTACCGTTATTGGTCTGGACAGAAAACACTGTCTGCGGGCTACCAACATGACTTCACCCGACATTCGTGCAGGGATTGCTTTACTTATTGCGGCTCTGTCTGCCAAAGGGAAAAGTACCATTCACAATATCGAGCAAATCGACCGGGGATACGAAAACATTGATGCTCGTTTAAATTCTTTGGGAGCTAAAATCACCAGACTTTAA
- a CDS encoding TlpA family protein disulfide reductase, whose product MKKLVLFIFAVVLGTGISLAQEPKIGINIGNKAPELIGKSVDGSTMKLSETQGKLVLLDFWAAWCGPCRRENPTVVSAYQKFKDKKFENGDGFTVFSVSLDRTEAAWKKAIADDKLVWPYHISDLQYWQSKHAAVYGVRSIPTNFLINEDGVIVARNLRGPALESALEKYVK is encoded by the coding sequence ATGAAGAAATTGGTGTTATTCATTTTTGCTGTTGTTTTGGGAACAGGTATATCTTTGGCGCAAGAACCCAAAATTGGTATTAATATTGGGAATAAAGCACCTGAATTAATAGGAAAATCAGTGGACGGTTCAACAATGAAACTTTCAGAAACACAAGGAAAACTTGTTCTGCTCGACTTTTGGGCGGCCTGGTGTGGTCCATGCCGGAGAGAAAACCCGACAGTTGTTAGTGCCTATCAGAAATTTAAAGATAAAAAATTTGAAAACGGGGATGGATTTACTGTGTTTAGCGTTTCGCTCGACAGAACAGAAGCTGCATGGAAAAAAGCGATTGCCGACGACAAATTGGTATGGCCTTATCACATAAGTGATTTGCAATACTGGCAGTCAAAACATGCCGCTGTCTATGGAGTAAGAAGTATCCCAACAAATTTTCTGATTAACGAAGATGGGGTTATTGTAGCCCGAAACCTTCGTGGACCGGCGCTGGAGTCAGCACTTGAAAAATATGTAAAATAA
- the dnaJ gene encoding molecular chaperone DnaJ, with protein sequence MAKRDYYEVLEVGKNAAPEEIKKAYRKKAIQYHPDKNPGNTEAEEKFKEAAEAYEVLSNPEKKQRYDQFGHAGMSGSAGGGFGGGFSDIEDIFSAFGDIFGGHFGGFGGFGGSSRSRGGRRVSRGSDLRVKVKLNLSEVVNGVDKKIKVKKYIACEHCNGTGAKDGSSYSTCGTCRGTGQVTRITNTLLGQMQTTSTCPTCQGDGKMITDQCNHCAGEGVIRDEEVINIKIPAGVGEGMQLNVTGKGNAGRRGGINGDLLVVITEEEHPELVRDGNNLIYNLFVSFPEITLGTTAEIPTVEGKVKVKIEAGTQPEKILRLRGKGIPEVNGYGKGDLLVRVHVWIPKKLNAEEKRMLEKLQNSPGFQGGPSSSEKTFFEKMRDIFE encoded by the coding sequence ATGGCGAAAAGAGATTATTACGAAGTATTAGAGGTTGGGAAGAATGCTGCACCGGAGGAAATAAAAAAGGCCTATCGGAAAAAGGCAATTCAGTATCACCCTGATAAGAATCCGGGAAATACCGAAGCGGAAGAAAAATTTAAAGAGGCTGCCGAGGCCTATGAAGTATTAAGCAATCCTGAAAAAAAGCAACGATACGACCAGTTTGGACACGCTGGAATGAGCGGTTCTGCCGGAGGTGGATTTGGTGGTGGATTTTCCGATATTGAAGACATCTTTTCGGCGTTTGGTGATATTTTTGGTGGTCACTTCGGTGGTTTTGGCGGTTTTGGAGGAAGCAGCCGGAGCCGCGGAGGCAGAAGAGTAAGCCGGGGCTCTGACCTGAGGGTAAAAGTAAAACTCAACCTTAGTGAAGTTGTAAATGGTGTCGATAAAAAAATAAAAGTAAAAAAATATATCGCCTGTGAACACTGTAATGGCACAGGTGCGAAAGATGGTTCATCCTACTCAACTTGTGGTACTTGTCGAGGAACAGGTCAGGTAACCAGGATAACCAATACTTTACTTGGCCAGATGCAAACAACTTCCACGTGTCCTACATGTCAGGGTGATGGGAAAATGATAACAGACCAGTGTAACCATTGTGCCGGAGAAGGAGTGATTCGCGACGAAGAAGTAATCAATATTAAAATTCCGGCCGGAGTTGGTGAAGGCATGCAACTTAATGTTACCGGAAAAGGAAACGCAGGAAGACGAGGGGGCATAAATGGCGACCTTCTGGTTGTAATTACAGAAGAAGAACATCCGGAACTGGTTCGTGACGGAAACAATCTGATTTACAACTTATTTGTTTCATTCCCTGAAATAACACTGGGTACAACGGCTGAAATTCCGACTGTTGAAGGGAAAGTAAAGGTAAAAATTGAGGCCGGCACCCAACCTGAAAAGATATTACGGTTAAGGGGCAAAGGAATTCCTGAGGTAAATGGTTACGGAAAAGGAGATCTTCTTGTCCGGGTTCATGTTTGGATCCCTAAAAAATTAAATGCCGAAGAAAAAAGAATGCTTGAAAAGCTTCAAAATTCTCCTGGCTTTCAGGGAGGGCCTTCCTCCTCGGAAAAAACTTTTTTTGAAAAAATGAGGGATATCTTTGAATGA
- a CDS encoding nucleotide exchange factor GrpE translates to MAKEVKKEQEMNAPEEVQDKNTTETTKTTEEEKNEKAEAKESKKKKSKKDKKDAQIEELAAKLDEISDKHLRLQAEFDNFRRRTIKEKADLIKSGGESVLVNILPVVDDFERALDSLKNIADDDAGKQGTLIIYNKFKEFLKQNNIKEIEAHHQVFDVDLHEAITKIPAPEEKLKGKIVDVVQKGYLLNDKVIRFAKVVIGE, encoded by the coding sequence ATGGCAAAAGAAGTCAAAAAAGAACAAGAGATGAATGCTCCGGAAGAGGTGCAGGACAAAAATACAACAGAAACAACAAAAACGACAGAAGAAGAGAAGAACGAAAAAGCAGAGGCGAAGGAAAGCAAAAAGAAAAAATCGAAAAAGGATAAAAAAGATGCTCAAATTGAAGAGTTAGCGGCAAAACTTGATGAGATTTCAGACAAACACCTGCGCCTTCAGGCTGAGTTTGATAACTTCCGACGTCGAACGATAAAAGAAAAAGCAGACCTTATAAAGTCAGGAGGAGAATCTGTTTTGGTAAATATCCTGCCGGTGGTCGATGACTTTGAAAGGGCTCTTGATTCGCTCAAAAATATCGCCGACGACGATGCAGGCAAGCAGGGAACTTTAATCATATACAACAAGTTTAAAGAATTCCTGAAACAAAATAACATAAAAGAAATTGAAGCCCATCACCAGGTATTTGATGTCGATTTGCATGAAGCTATCACAAAAATTCCTGCTCCCGAAGAAAAACTAAAAGGGAAAATAGTTGATGTGGTTCAAAAAGGTTATTTATTGAATGACAAGGTAATCCGGTTTGCCAAGGTAGTAATCGGAGAATAA
- a CDS encoding Crp/Fnr family transcriptional regulator, which translates to MNNFNIQYQFLEKELQEEILNVGIQKTFQPNEVLIREGQFITSFPLVLKGLIRITRNNDDGNELLLYYLKDNEVCAMSLTCCMANSTSNVQAITEEETEVIMLPVSLLDSWMCKYPSWKQFVMQTFQNRFRAMIDTVDTLAFLKLDERLVKFFVDRNEKSGLKTFNGTHQDLALQLNTSREVISRLLKKLEKEGKIQLSRNFIDFSGLL; encoded by the coding sequence GTGAATAACTTTAATATACAATATCAATTTCTCGAAAAAGAGTTGCAGGAAGAGATTCTCAACGTAGGTATTCAAAAAACTTTCCAGCCCAACGAAGTTCTCATTCGTGAAGGCCAGTTCATCACAAGTTTCCCGCTGGTTTTAAAAGGATTAATCAGAATAACCAGAAACAACGACGACGGAAACGAGTTGCTGTTATATTATCTAAAAGATAATGAAGTTTGTGCCATGTCGCTGACCTGTTGTATGGCAAATTCAACCAGCAACGTACAAGCGATTACAGAAGAGGAAACTGAAGTTATTATGCTTCCCGTTTCGTTGTTGGATAGTTGGATGTGTAAATACCCGTCATGGAAACAGTTTGTTATGCAAACCTTTCAAAACCGCTTCAGGGCAATGATTGACACGGTTGATACACTTGCTTTTTTGAAACTGGATGAAAGATTGGTTAAATTTTTTGTAGACCGGAACGAAAAATCGGGTTTAAAAACATTTAACGGAACACATCAGGATTTGGCACTTCAGCTAAATACTTCACGGGAAGTTATTTCCAGGTTGTTGAAAAAACTGGAAAAAGAAGGAAAAATTCAACTTTCAAGAAATTTTATTGATTTTTCCGGACTTTTGTGA